The following proteins are encoded in a genomic region of Phycisphaera sp.:
- the rpsB gene encoding 30S ribosomal protein S2, which produces MAETTENSLVKDLIEAGIHFGQRSSAWNPKMNRYIYDRRNGLHVIDIKETVKGLLLAKRFLAKTVSEGKDVCFVGTKRQAKDILEERAKDVGMHCVTERWLGGMLTNFRTIRTRLKRLEELEAIEQDDNFASYSKKMESQLRREMTKIRRNLDGVRAMDKLPGALMVVDVKREMTAIREARKLGIPTIALIDTDGDPDVVDIPIPGNDDSMRSIDVIIRELCKAIAEGKQGRGVSEAATEKDEAAGEQPRRRSRRSQYSADAPAPAPEAAPAPAEGKADQPAAASSES; this is translated from the coding sequence ATGGCCGAGACAACCGAGAACTCCCTCGTCAAGGACCTCATCGAAGCGGGCATCCACTTCGGGCAGCGCAGCAGCGCCTGGAACCCGAAGATGAACCGCTACATCTACGACCGCCGCAACGGGCTGCACGTCATCGACATCAAGGAGACCGTCAAGGGCCTGCTGCTGGCCAAGCGGTTCCTTGCCAAGACGGTGTCCGAGGGCAAGGACGTGTGCTTCGTGGGCACCAAGCGCCAAGCCAAGGACATCCTGGAGGAGCGTGCCAAAGACGTGGGCATGCACTGCGTGACCGAGCGATGGCTCGGCGGCATGCTCACCAACTTCCGCACCATCCGCACGCGGCTGAAGCGGCTCGAAGAGCTCGAGGCGATCGAGCAGGACGACAACTTCGCCAGCTACTCCAAGAAGATGGAGAGCCAGCTCCGCCGCGAGATGACCAAGATCCGCCGCAACCTCGACGGCGTCCGCGCGATGGACAAGCTGCCGGGCGCCCTGATGGTCGTCGACGTGAAGCGCGAGATGACCGCCATCCGCGAGGCCCGCAAGTTGGGCATCCCCACGATCGCCCTGATCGACACCGACGGCGACCCCGACGTGGTCGACATCCCCATCCCTGGCAACGACGACAGCATGCGATCGATCGACGTGATCATCCGCGAGCTGTGCAAGGCCATCGCCGAGGGCAAGCAGGGCCGCGGCGTGAGCGAGGCGGCCACCGAGAAGGATGAGGCCGCTGGCGAGCAGCCCCGCCGCCGCAGCCGCCGGTCGCAGTACTCGGCCGACGCCCCCGCGCCGGCGCCCGAGGCAGCCCCAGCGCCAGCCGAAGGCAAGGCCGACCAGCCCGCCGCCGCGTCGTCCGAGAGCTAA
- a CDS encoding response regulator transcription factor: MSQVHTDDPTTTKAATVFVVDDDPSMRDSMRWLIESVGLKVEPFANADAFLEQFSGDEPGCLVLDVRMPGTSGMELLDMLKSRGVELPIIMISGHGDVPMAVQALKRGAIDFLEKPFRDQELLEQIARAIDVDEDRRKKAASVAGIHSRLEKLTPREREVMELVVAGYANKQVAAKLGLSEKTIEVHRSRVMSKMKARTLPCLVKMAVAVGVAEATDCAEQDTSTV; the protein is encoded by the coding sequence ATGAGCCAAGTCCATACCGACGACCCCACCACCACGAAAGCCGCAACGGTATTCGTAGTCGACGACGACCCTTCGATGCGTGACTCGATGCGTTGGCTGATCGAATCGGTCGGCCTGAAGGTCGAGCCATTCGCCAACGCCGACGCGTTCCTCGAGCAGTTCTCGGGCGACGAGCCCGGCTGCCTCGTCCTCGACGTGCGCATGCCCGGCACCAGCGGCATGGAGTTGCTCGACATGCTCAAGAGCCGCGGCGTCGAACTTCCCATCATCATGATCAGCGGTCATGGTGACGTGCCGATGGCCGTTCAGGCGCTCAAGCGGGGCGCCATCGACTTCCTCGAGAAGCCGTTCCGCGACCAGGAGCTGCTCGAGCAGATCGCCCGGGCGATCGACGTCGACGAGGACCGGCGCAAGAAGGCCGCCAGCGTTGCGGGCATCCACTCCCGCCTCGAGAAGCTGACGCCGCGCGAGCGCGAGGTCATGGAGCTCGTCGTCGCGGGTTATGCCAATAAGCAGGTGGCCGCCAAGCTGGGCCTGAGCGAGAAGACCATCGAGGTCCACCGCTCGCGCGTCATGAGCAAGATGAAGGCCCGGACCCTGCCGTGCCTGGTCAAGATGGCCGTCGCCGTGGGCGTGGCCGAGGCCACCGATTGCGCCGAGCAGGACACCAGCACGGTCTGA
- the mnmG gene encoding tRNA uridine-5-carboxymethylaminomethyl(34) synthesis enzyme MnmG — MSERPDHTPEFAVVVIGGGHAGVEAAWAAANLLGRERSVALVTLRADTIGAMSCNPAIGGLAKGQLVNEIDALGGLMGLAADATGINFALLNRSRGPAVRGPRTQSDKHAYARAIRSMVASRPEIVIYEAAVENFVLDGDRVVGVRLGPGTGENHDFPSELRASAVVLTTGTFMRGLMHTGEQKTAGGRHGEGPAVGISAELTRLGFELGRLRTGTPPRLKKSTIEWDRLEDQPPDEMPEPFSALTPLSGSDGPGWSVDDVRAPRFPVLTPTPCKKTCTTPEAHEFVRQNLHRAPMFRGDLAAGPRYCPSIEDKVHRFAERTSHTVFLEPESLECDSVYCNGIATSLPVDVQEVVVRTLPGCANAQVYQWGYAVEYDMVRPHQIEATGRTKRYDGLFLAGQINGTSGYEEAAAQGLVAGVNAALLATGREPSFVLGRDEAYIGVLMDDLVTRTPVEPYRMFTSRAEYRLLLRSDNATERLTPRAAELGMLSTTQLGRQRIDSFNERQRETEALRAAVASARVDGHPMAHALRWPQYDDAQFQRDVSTQANRTFDPRVLRMVSAEIRYEPYIQRQAGDVKRQREMEQKRIPTHVDYLTMTSLRTEARQSLDRFRPATFGQASRLEGVTPADLTLLTVLVSRQG; from the coding sequence ATGAGCGAGCGTCCCGATCACACTCCAGAATTCGCGGTTGTCGTCATCGGCGGCGGGCACGCGGGCGTCGAGGCCGCGTGGGCCGCCGCCAATCTGTTGGGCCGCGAGCGATCGGTGGCCCTGGTGACCCTGCGCGCCGACACCATCGGCGCAATGAGTTGCAACCCGGCCATCGGCGGGCTGGCCAAGGGCCAACTGGTCAACGAGATCGACGCCCTCGGCGGGCTCATGGGCCTGGCGGCCGACGCCACCGGCATCAATTTCGCGCTGCTCAACCGCAGCCGCGGGCCGGCGGTGCGTGGCCCGCGTACCCAGAGCGACAAGCACGCGTACGCGCGGGCGATCCGGTCGATGGTCGCCTCCCGCCCCGAAATCGTGATCTATGAGGCGGCCGTCGAGAACTTCGTTCTGGATGGCGACCGTGTTGTGGGCGTGCGACTCGGCCCGGGCACCGGCGAGAACCACGACTTTCCCAGCGAGCTGCGCGCCAGCGCGGTCGTGCTCACGACCGGCACCTTCATGCGCGGGTTGATGCACACTGGTGAACAGAAGACCGCCGGCGGTCGACACGGCGAGGGGCCCGCCGTTGGCATCTCCGCCGAGCTGACACGGTTGGGCTTCGAGCTCGGCCGCCTCCGCACGGGAACGCCACCGCGGCTCAAGAAGTCGACCATCGAGTGGGACCGCCTGGAAGATCAGCCGCCCGACGAGATGCCCGAGCCATTCAGCGCTTTGACGCCATTGTCGGGTTCCGATGGGCCGGGCTGGTCTGTTGATGATGTTCGAGCGCCCCGATTCCCAGTGCTCACGCCAACGCCTTGCAAGAAGACCTGCACCACGCCCGAAGCCCACGAGTTCGTGCGGCAGAATCTGCACCGCGCGCCCATGTTCCGTGGAGACCTCGCGGCGGGCCCGCGTTATTGCCCGAGCATCGAGGACAAGGTGCATCGTTTCGCGGAGCGCACGTCGCACACCGTGTTCCTCGAGCCCGAGAGCCTCGAGTGCGACTCGGTCTATTGCAACGGCATCGCCACGAGCCTGCCCGTCGACGTGCAGGAGGTGGTGGTGCGCACCTTGCCGGGGTGTGCGAACGCTCAAGTGTATCAGTGGGGGTACGCCGTCGAGTACGACATGGTGCGACCGCACCAGATCGAGGCGACCGGGCGCACGAAACGCTACGACGGGCTTTTCCTGGCGGGGCAGATCAACGGCACCAGCGGCTACGAGGAAGCGGCGGCCCAGGGGCTGGTCGCCGGCGTGAACGCGGCGCTGCTGGCAACCGGCCGCGAGCCGAGCTTCGTGCTTGGGCGCGACGAGGCCTACATCGGGGTCCTGATGGACGACCTGGTGACGCGCACGCCAGTAGAACCCTACCGCATGTTCACCAGCCGTGCGGAGTACCGGTTGCTGCTGCGGAGCGACAATGCCACGGAGCGACTCACGCCCAGGGCCGCTGAGCTTGGAATGCTCTCGACCACGCAACTCGGGAGGCAACGGATCGATTCGTTCAACGAACGCCAGCGGGAAACTGAGGCGTTGCGCGCGGCGGTGGCATCGGCAAGGGTTGACGGGCACCCGATGGCCCACGCCCTGCGCTGGCCGCAATACGACGATGCCCAATTCCAACGTGACGTGTCGACCCAGGCGAACCGCACGTTTGACCCGCGCGTGCTTCGGATGGTGTCGGCCGAGATCCGTTACGAGCCCTACATCCAACGCCAGGCGGGCGACGTGAAGCGGCAGCGTGAGATGGAACAAAAACGCATCCCAACGCACGTCGACTATCTCACGATGACGAGCCTGCGAACCGAGGCCCGCCAGTCGCTCGATCGCTTCAGGCCCGCGACGTTTGGCCAGGCCTCACGGCTCGAGGGAGTCACACCGGCGGATCTCACGCTGCTCACCGTGTTGGTGTCGCGGCAGGGCTGA
- the tsf gene encoding translation elongation factor Ts, whose protein sequence is MAQVEVSAKDVMKLRQKTGLSMMECKKALTEAGGSQEAAEELLRKKLKGKMETRTDRAAGEGRIGIAIDGDKAAIVELRSETDFTAKNEKFVQIISDIAGTVKDEPAGDVALPESASGDIDEIRITTGENISYARGKALKGGTFASYVHHDGKTGVLLQAEGDIDASVLKDICMHIVAAVPVPQGVNPEDVPQELVEKERKFRLEQAMESGKNAEIAEMMVEGGMRKFFETIALVEQPFVKDPSTKIKDLIGSKGKLVHFERWVVGETAE, encoded by the coding sequence ATGGCACAAGTCGAAGTCAGCGCCAAAGACGTCATGAAGCTGCGTCAAAAGACGGGCCTCTCCATGATGGAGTGCAAGAAGGCCCTCACCGAGGCCGGTGGCAGCCAGGAGGCCGCCGAGGAACTCCTGCGCAAGAAGCTCAAGGGCAAGATGGAGACCCGCACCGACCGCGCGGCGGGCGAGGGCCGCATCGGCATCGCCATCGACGGCGACAAGGCCGCCATCGTCGAACTGCGTTCCGAGACGGACTTCACCGCCAAGAACGAAAAGTTCGTGCAGATCATCAGCGACATCGCCGGTACCGTGAAGGACGAGCCCGCGGGAGACGTCGCGCTGCCAGAATCGGCTAGCGGCGACATCGACGAGATCCGCATCACCACGGGCGAGAACATCAGCTATGCCCGCGGCAAGGCCCTCAAGGGCGGCACGTTCGCCTCGTACGTCCACCATGACGGCAAGACCGGCGTGCTGCTGCAGGCCGAGGGCGACATCGATGCGTCCGTCCTCAAGGACATTTGCATGCACATCGTCGCCGCCGTGCCGGTGCCCCAGGGTGTGAACCCCGAGGACGTGCCCCAGGAACTGGTCGAAAAGGAGCGCAAGTTCCGCCTCGAGCAGGCCATGGAGAGCGGCAAGAACGCCGAGATCGCCGAGATGATGGTCGAGGGCGGCATGCGCAAGTTCTTCGAGACCATCGCTCTGGTCGAGCAGCCCTTTGTCAAGGACCCCAGCACCAAGATCAAGGACCTGATCGGCTCCAAGGGCAAGCTGGTCCACTTCGAGCGTTGGGTTGTCGGCGAGACCGCCGAGTAA
- a CDS encoding integrin alpha: MPTSPSASIPVRVPILLAAAGLALAAAGAFGQGDPLGEPFPAVLELADLDGRIGFRLDGAGAEDRSGRAVAFVGDVNGDGLDDLIVGADLADGGRFDAGSAYVVLGRDATMGFGFPAMIPLAGLDGSDGFRLDGVVRDDRCGRTVASAGDVNGDGVADIFVSAYQADPGGLSSAGSSYVVFGRDAATGGAFAAAIDLEGLDGSTGFRIDGVARWDGSGDSIARAGDVNNDGIDDLVIGASRADPSLVDTGSTYVVFGRDASLGDAFPPVMALDELDGSNGFRLDGVGLMDLSGASVASAGDVNADGIDDVVIGAPHAFAGSLQYAGRSYVVFGRDSVSGPAFPATISLASLNGTNGFEVIGAVDRGFSGKVVAPAGDVNNDGADDIIIGAYRTSPGGRAFAGSSYVVFGRDVTSSGAFPAVIELSGLDGRSGFRIDGATPDDRSGRAVASAGDVNGDGISDVIIGAPWASPGGGAPARARVTSCSVAMRHLAARFRPCSISLISMGAMACGWTASRRKTSAAVLSRARATSMATASMTSSLEPSTPMREAERVLVRAMSSWDEA; the protein is encoded by the coding sequence ATGCCCACCAGCCCATCCGCGTCGATCCCGGTTCGCGTTCCCATCCTGCTGGCCGCCGCCGGGCTGGCCCTGGCCGCGGCCGGAGCGTTCGGGCAGGGCGACCCGCTGGGCGAGCCGTTCCCGGCGGTGCTGGAGTTGGCGGATCTGGACGGCCGGATCGGCTTCCGGCTCGACGGTGCCGGCGCCGAGGACCGCAGCGGCCGAGCGGTGGCGTTTGTGGGCGACGTCAACGGCGACGGCCTGGATGACCTGATCGTCGGTGCCGACTTGGCAGACGGCGGTCGATTCGATGCCGGATCCGCCTACGTCGTCCTCGGACGCGACGCGACAATGGGCTTCGGATTCCCGGCCATGATCCCACTGGCCGGCTTGGACGGATCGGATGGCTTCCGCCTGGACGGAGTTGTTCGGGACGATCGATGCGGGCGCACTGTGGCCTCGGCGGGCGACGTGAACGGCGATGGCGTCGCGGACATTTTTGTCTCGGCGTACCAGGCCGATCCCGGGGGGCTGAGTTCGGCCGGCTCGAGCTACGTCGTATTCGGACGCGATGCGGCGACGGGTGGGGCCTTCGCGGCGGCGATCGACCTGGAAGGGCTCGACGGGAGCACCGGCTTCCGCATCGACGGCGTGGCCAGGTGGGACGGCAGCGGCGATTCCATCGCTCGTGCCGGAGACGTCAACAACGACGGCATCGATGATCTGGTGATCGGCGCATCCCGTGCCGACCCGTCGCTCGTGGACACCGGCTCGACGTACGTCGTGTTCGGACGCGATGCGTCGTTGGGTGACGCGTTCCCGCCCGTCATGGCCCTGGATGAGCTCGACGGCTCGAACGGCTTCCGCCTGGACGGCGTTGGCTTGATGGACCTGAGCGGCGCCAGCGTCGCCTCGGCGGGGGATGTGAATGCCGATGGCATCGATGACGTGGTCATCGGCGCACCACACGCCTTCGCCGGTAGCCTCCAGTACGCCGGCAGGAGCTACGTTGTCTTCGGCCGCGACTCAGTATCGGGTCCGGCCTTCCCGGCAACCATTTCGCTGGCCAGCCTGAATGGGACCAACGGCTTCGAGGTCATCGGCGCCGTCGATCGGGGCTTCAGCGGGAAGGTGGTGGCTCCGGCCGGCGATGTCAACAACGATGGCGCGGACGACATCATCATCGGGGCCTACCGGACCAGCCCGGGCGGACGAGCGTTCGCCGGCTCGAGCTACGTCGTCTTCGGGCGGGACGTGACATCGAGCGGGGCGTTCCCGGCCGTGATCGAGCTCTCCGGGCTGGATGGACGCAGCGGGTTCCGGATCGACGGCGCTACCCCGGACGATCGGAGCGGGCGGGCCGTCGCGTCGGCCGGCGACGTGAATGGCGACGGGATCAGCGACGTAATCATCGGTGCCCCCTGGGCCAGCCCGGGGGGGGGCGCTCCCGCGCGGGCTCGAGTTACGTCGTGTTCGGTCGCGATGCGACACTTGGCCGCACGTTTCCGACCGTGCTCGATCTCGTTGATCTCGATGGGCGCAATGGCCTGCGGCTGGACGGCATCTCGGCGGAAGACTTCAGCGGCAGTGTTGTCGCGGGCGCGGGCGACATCAATGGCGACGGCGTCGATGACGTCCTCATTGGAGCCCTCTACGCCAATGCGGGAGGCCGAGAGGGTTCTGGTCAGAGCTATGTCGTCTTGGGACGAAGCTTAG
- a CDS encoding YceI family protein has translation MKINKILSASGLVVAGAAGAWAVSALVPGTPATYQAIQDAAITPVSFLAEPAASVSEDAKNYEIDGVHSGVVFRIMHAGAAPFYGMFHGTSGTITVDANNPAATSIDVTIDTTKVSTGNNSRDDHLRSVDFFNSGQFPTCTFKATGAESAGNGAMTVKGELTLLGKSLPVTATVTPTGEGEFRGQRAGFEAKLSFKRSDFGMTKYVEEGVLGDEVQLTVFIEGIEQ, from the coding sequence ATGAAGATCAACAAGATTCTGTCGGCGAGCGGCTTGGTCGTCGCGGGGGCCGCTGGCGCGTGGGCGGTGTCCGCCCTCGTGCCCGGTACCCCAGCCACATACCAAGCCATTCAGGACGCCGCGATCACCCCCGTGTCGTTCCTCGCCGAGCCCGCTGCGTCGGTCTCGGAAGACGCCAAGAACTACGAGATCGATGGTGTGCATTCGGGCGTGGTCTTCCGAATCATGCACGCCGGGGCCGCGCCGTTCTACGGCATGTTCCACGGCACCTCGGGCACGATCACTGTCGATGCCAACAACCCCGCGGCCACGTCGATCGACGTGACCATCGATACCACCAAGGTCTCGACGGGAAACAACAGCCGCGACGACCACCTGCGCAGCGTCGACTTCTTCAACTCGGGCCAATTCCCGACGTGCACATTCAAGGCCACCGGAGCAGAATCCGCCGGCAATGGCGCGATGACCGTCAAAGGCGAACTCACCCTGCTCGGCAAGAGCCTGCCCGTGACGGCAACCGTTACACCCACGGGCGAAGGAGAGTTCCGAGGCCAGCGCGCGGGCTTCGAGGCCAAGCTGAGCTTCAAGCGCAGCGACTTCGGCATGACCAAGTACGTCGAGGAAGGCGTGCTGGGCGACGAGGTGCAACTGACGGTGTTCATCGAAGGCATCGAGCAATAG
- a CDS encoding thioredoxin family protein — protein MPPVESTMLPLGSPAPNFSLLDYSGVSAPGTVIDLESFQGAKVLVVAFICNHCPFVKHIMDELARLGHDCTRKGVAFVAIMPNDVDTHPDDAPEKMAEVAKKHGFEFPYIYDADQSVAKAYRAACTPDFYVFDANFELAYRGQLDDSRPGTDEPVTGRDLRMAIEAVMTGQEIETNQKPSIGCSIKWKPGNEPEYAR, from the coding sequence ATGCCCCCCGTCGAATCGACCATGCTGCCCCTGGGCTCACCGGCACCGAACTTCTCCCTGCTGGACTACTCGGGCGTCAGCGCCCCCGGCACGGTCATCGACCTCGAGAGCTTCCAAGGCGCCAAGGTGCTGGTGGTGGCCTTCATCTGCAACCACTGCCCCTTCGTCAAGCACATCATGGACGAGCTGGCCCGCCTGGGGCACGACTGCACCCGCAAGGGCGTGGCCTTCGTCGCCATCATGCCCAATGACGTGGACACCCACCCCGACGACGCCCCCGAGAAGATGGCCGAGGTCGCCAAGAAGCACGGCTTTGAGTTCCCGTACATCTACGACGCCGACCAATCGGTGGCCAAGGCGTATCGGGCCGCCTGCACGCCCGATTTCTACGTGTTCGACGCCAACTTCGAGCTGGCATATCGAGGCCAGCTCGACGACAGCCGCCCGGGCACCGACGAGCCGGTGACCGGTCGCGACCTGCGGATGGCCATCGAGGCGGTCATGACCGGGCAGGAGATAGAGACCAACCAGAAGCCCAGCATCGGCTGCTCGATCAAATGGAAGCCCGGCAACGAGCCGGAATACGCCCGATAG